In Bombus pyrosoma isolate SC7728 linkage group LG2, ASM1482585v1, whole genome shotgun sequence, a genomic segment contains:
- the LOC122577704 gene encoding WD repeat-containing protein 19 isoform X1: MSIDKVLYQLYQPHGTGTVFISWRPGNSTHLATTGYDSSVAIFDRQGELQERIQIAGLCTGFGWDSDGDLLAIISQSSSTITLWDATTGKRTQIDAGVRDGLTCMIWAKRACLLAVGTQKGNLVLYDHINAKRIPILGKHKKRITCGAWSYEGLLALVSEDKILTISTSDGDTRREIPLQGDASDIQFNEMKMDHRVGGENTVSLIISKTTLFLYNILDPENPIELAFQKRYGPIVTYKWYGDGYILVGFQTGYFTAISTHIKEVGQELFQVKNHKDSLADLAISQTIGKIATCGDNAIKIHSLQNLEETEKLITVSGETGINTIEWSTDGTMIATVTHSGNVLVYLIQIPKLSSVCGNRIALLTSLTEVTVHLYTLDKEKPEPIVINTIIEPSVLTIGPMHAAVGLNNRALFWDISGRDYNTTVHFERDYLATIDSIRLNETYASVLFDGKLQLHSIKMDQTLSKEGKDTKMFPGLGVSDFKITCHALSSDFLIYGSDMGHIIYFSLEVFNQCTEHIHNNGIKEIYLDTNGTQLCFIDNKFDAYMYNPVQETVLQIPDCLGRIEGVIWDQNILERNIFTVYNKTLITTYIFVKYFIEGTKIIKINTTKLPSETLPLLMYSGELTLSSTSNKLMQITLSSHEDIGNIVEYTKMKEILENQILCRRYQQAWETCERINEKDSWLKLGEIAIANLNIDFAIRIYRYLEDAAMVWALQTIETLDELPLLCGHACILLGNYNEAEQFFLQSSQPVQALYLRRDLMQWEQALNLAQKLKADEIPYIAREYAQQLEFTGNYPKALTNYERGLVDSNNISNTTTHNPQHRNLCLAGIARMSIRCGDSRKGVNIAMDNESSRQLRKECAEILESMKQFNEAALLYEKAEYFDKAASAYIKLKNWQKVGQLLPQISSAKLNIQYAKAKEAEGKYEEAAKAYETAKDYENIIRINLEYLNNPARSVEVVQQTKSIEGAKMVAKYFQKMNDYNSAIKFLILSNCHEEAFQLANQHGKMELYGEILINTIDDSNARKEDFKSLAMHFESQKNNFLAGKYYFYAKEYQKALRHLLKAAQLVTDENEVLSLAIDTVASSKDDKLANQLIDFLLGGDGLPKDPKYLFRLYMARKQYKEAAKTAIIIANEEQINGNYRSAHDVLFGMYQELKKNKINIPSEMQNNLRLLHSYILVRLHVKKNDHLRGARMLIRVANNISKFPSHIVPILTSTVIECQRAGLKYAAFNYAAMLMRPEYRSQIDAKYSKKIEAIVRKPPKSKDNETEEEPLTPCPYCKSKLTETEITCDKCKNTIPFCIATGRHIIEDDFTVCPQCDFPCIRSEFLRIIESENTCPMCSEKVDVNMVSSTVNIRSYLDFQEGKSPVRT, translated from the exons ATGTCGATTGATAAG GTTCTTTATCAATTGTATCAACCCCATGGTACTGGTACTGTTTTCATTTCATGGCGCCCTGGTAATAGTACTCATTTAGCAACTACCGGTTATGATTCCTCAGTTGCTATTTTTGATAGGCAAGGTGAATTACAAGAACGTATTCAAATTGCTGGTTTATGTACTGGTTTTGGATGGGATTCTGACGGAGATCTATTGGCTATTATATCACAAAGTTCTTCTACTATCACGTTATGGGATGCAACAACTGGAAAAAGAACACAAATAGATGCTGGTGTAAGAGATGGATTAACATGTATGATATGGGCAAAAAGAGCTTGTTTATTAGCAGTAGGAACACAGAAAGGAAATTTAGTACTTTATGACCATATAAATGCCAA acGAATACCAATTTTGGGAAAGCACAAAAAAAGGATAACTTGTGGCGCTTGGTCTTATGAGGGTCTTCTTGCGTTAGTCAGTGAAGATAAGATTTTAACTATCAGTACAAGTGATGGGGATACGAGGCGTGAAATACCTCTTCAAGGTGATGCATCTGATATTCAGTTTAATGAGATGAAAATGGATCACAGAGTTGGGGGTGAAAATACA GTATCTCTTATTATTAGCAAAACCACTTTATTTCTATACAATATTTTGGATCCAGAGAATCCTATTGAATTAGCTTTTCAAAAACGCTATGGACCTATTGTTACttataaatg GTATGGGGATGGATATATTTTAGTTGGTTTTCAAACTGGATATTTTACTGCAATATCTACGCATATTAAAGAAGTTGGCCAAGAATTATTTCAAGTTAAGAATCATAAAGATTCCTTGGCTGACTTGGCCATAAGTCAAACAATAGGAAAAATCGCTACATGTGGGGATAATGCCATAAAAATACATAGCTTGcaaaatttagaagaaactgaaaaattaattacagtaaGCGGTGAAACTGGAATTAATACAATAGAATGGTCAACGGATGGTACAATGATAGCAACTGTGACTCACAGTGGCAATGTTTTAGtctatttaatacaaattccTAAATTATCCAGCGTTTGTGGAAATAGGATTGCACTTCTTACCAGTTTAACAGAAGTTACAGTCCATCTGTATACACTAGATAAG gAGAAACCAGAACCGATAGtaattaatactataataGAACCGTCGGTATTAACAATAGGTCCAATGCATGCAGCAGTAGGGTTGAATAACAGAGCATTGTTCTGGGATATATCCGGAAGGGATTACAATACTACAGTACATTTTGAAAGAGATTATTTAGCAACAATAGATAGTATAAGATTGAATGAAACTTATGCATCTGTTTTATTTGATGGCAAATTACAGTTGCACTCG ATTAAAATGGATCAAACACTATCAAAAGAAGGGAAGGatacaaaaatgtttccaGGCTTAGGTGTTTCAGATTTTAAAATAACGTGCCATGCTCTTAGTAGCGACTTCCTAATCTATGGCAGTGAT aTGGGCCACATAATCTATTTTAGCTTAGAAGTCTTTAATCAATGTACTGAACATATACACAATAATGGCATAAAGGAAATCTATTTAGATACAAATGGAACACAATTATGTTTTATAGATAACAAGTTCGACGCTTATATGTATAATCCTGTGCAAGAAACTGTTTTACAAATTCCTGATTGTCTAGGTCGCATTGAAGGTGTAATTTGGgatcaaaatattttggaacgtaatatatttactgTTTACAATAAAACTCTCATTACTACgtacatatttgtaaaatactttatcgAAG gtacaaaaattataaagataaatacaACAAAACTGCCATCTGAAACATTACCGCTATTGATGTATTCTGGAGAATTGACATTAAGTTCAACAAGTAACAAATTAATGCAAATTACATTGTCTTCTCATGAAGATATAGGAAATATTGTggaatatacaaaaatgaaagaaatattagaaaatcaGATTCTTTGCAGGAG atatcAACAGGCATGGGAGACGTGTGAGAGaattaatgagaaagattCATGGTTAAAGTTAGGAGAAATTGcaattgcaaatttaaatattgattttg CAATTCGAATTTACCGCTACTTAGAAGATGCTGCGATGGTTTGGGCACTACAAACTATTGAAACCTTAGATGAATTGCCATTACTATGTGGACATGCTTGTATTTTACTTGGTAATTATAATGAGgcagaacaattttttttacaatcatCTCAACCAGTACAAGCTTTGTATTTAAGAAGAGACCTAATGCAATGGGAACAAGCATTAAATTTAGCCCAAAAATTGAAAGCTGATGAAATTCCTTATATTGCTAGAGAATATGCTCAACAATTGGAATTTAC GGGTAATTATCCAAAAGCGTTAACAAATTATGAACGTGGCTTGGTagattcaaataatatatctaaCACAACTACACATAATCCGCAACATCGAAATCTATGTCTTGCTGGAATTGCGAGAATGTCTATCAGATGTGGGGATAGTAGAAAGGGTGTAAACATAGCTATGGATAATGAAAGTTCAAGGCAATTGCGAAAAGAATGTGCAGAAATATTAGAATCAATGAAG CAATTTAATGAAGCTGCATTACTATATGAAAAAGctgaatattttgataaagcTGCTTCtgcatatataaaattaaaaaattggcaGAAAGTGGGGCAACTTCTACCACAAATTTCATCTGCCAAACTTAATATACAATATGCTAAAGCCAAAGAAGCTGAAGGCAAATATGAAGAAGCAGCAAAGGCATATGAAACTGCAAAAGATTATGAAAACATAATTAGGattaatttggaatatttaaacaatcctg CTCGAAGTGTTGAAGTAGTACAACAAACTAAAAGTATAGAAGGAGCTAAAATGGtcgcaaaatattttcaaaaaatgaatGATTATAATTCAGCAATCAAGTTCttgattttatcaaattgtCACGAAGAAGCGTTCCAATTAGCTAATCAACACggaaaaatggaattatatgGAGAAATCCTAATAAATACGATTGATGACAGCAATGCGcgaaaagaagattttaaaAGCCTTGCGATGCATTTTGAATCTcagaaaaataactttttagcTGGAAAATATTACTTCTATGCCAAGGAATATCAAAAAGCATTACGACATTTATTAAAAGCTGCACAATTAGTAACAGATGAAAATGAAGTCCTGTCATTAGCCATTGATACAGTAGCTTCTTCAAAAGATGACAAGTTAGCAAATCagttaattgattttttattaggTGGTGATGGATTACCAAAG GATCCTAAATATCTGTTCAGATTATATATGGCTAGAAAACAGTACAAAGAAGCTGCGAAAACAGCAATTATAATTGCTAATGAAGAACAAATTAATG GGAATTATAGAAGCGCTCATGATGTTTTATTTGGCATGTatcaagaattaaaaaagaataaaatcaatataccTTCAGAGATGCAAAACAATTTAAGACTTTTGCATTCATATATCCTTGTGAGACTTCatgtaaaaaagaatgatCATTTACGTGGTGCTCGTATGTTAATAAGAGTAGCCAATAACATATCGAAATTTCCATCAc aTATTGTTCCGATTTTGACCTCCACTGTAATAGAATGTCAAAGAGCTGGATTAAAATATGCTGCTTTTAATTATGCTGCTATGTTGATGCGTCCGGAATACAGAAGCCAAATTGATGCTAAGtatagtaaaaaaattgaGGCAATTGTAAGAAAGCCACCAAAATCAAAAGATAATGAAACTGAAGAGGAACCTTTAACTCCATGTCCATATTGCAAGAGCAAACTTACAGAGACAGAGATTACTTGCGACAAGTGCAAAAATACAATACCTTTTTGTATAGCTACA GGCCGACATATCATTGAAGATGATTTCACGGTATGTCCACAATGTGATTTTCCTTGCATAAGAAGTGAATTCTTAAG GATTATTGAATCTGAAAATACGTGTCCAATGTGCTCGGAAAAAGTAGATGTTAACATGGTTTCATCTACTGTTAACATCCGTTCCTATCTCGATTTTCAAGAAGGAAAATCACCAGTGAGAACTTAA
- the LOC122577704 gene encoding WD repeat-containing protein 19 isoform X2, whose protein sequence is MAPWQGELQERIQIAGLCTGFGWDSDGDLLAIISQSSSTITLWDATTGKRTQIDAGVRDGLTCMIWAKRACLLAVGTQKGNLVLYDHINAKRIPILGKHKKRITCGAWSYEGLLALVSEDKILTISTSDGDTRREIPLQGDASDIQFNEMKMDHRVGGENTVSLIISKTTLFLYNILDPENPIELAFQKRYGPIVTYKWYGDGYILVGFQTGYFTAISTHIKEVGQELFQVKNHKDSLADLAISQTIGKIATCGDNAIKIHSLQNLEETEKLITVSGETGINTIEWSTDGTMIATVTHSGNVLVYLIQIPKLSSVCGNRIALLTSLTEVTVHLYTLDKEKPEPIVINTIIEPSVLTIGPMHAAVGLNNRALFWDISGRDYNTTVHFERDYLATIDSIRLNETYASVLFDGKLQLHSIKMDQTLSKEGKDTKMFPGLGVSDFKITCHALSSDFLIYGSDMGHIIYFSLEVFNQCTEHIHNNGIKEIYLDTNGTQLCFIDNKFDAYMYNPVQETVLQIPDCLGRIEGVIWDQNILERNIFTVYNKTLITTYIFVKYFIEGTKIIKINTTKLPSETLPLLMYSGELTLSSTSNKLMQITLSSHEDIGNIVEYTKMKEILENQILCRRYQQAWETCERINEKDSWLKLGEIAIANLNIDFAIRIYRYLEDAAMVWALQTIETLDELPLLCGHACILLGNYNEAEQFFLQSSQPVQALYLRRDLMQWEQALNLAQKLKADEIPYIAREYAQQLEFTGNYPKALTNYERGLVDSNNISNTTTHNPQHRNLCLAGIARMSIRCGDSRKGVNIAMDNESSRQLRKECAEILESMKQFNEAALLYEKAEYFDKAASAYIKLKNWQKVGQLLPQISSAKLNIQYAKAKEAEGKYEEAAKAYETAKDYENIIRINLEYLNNPARSVEVVQQTKSIEGAKMVAKYFQKMNDYNSAIKFLILSNCHEEAFQLANQHGKMELYGEILINTIDDSNARKEDFKSLAMHFESQKNNFLAGKYYFYAKEYQKALRHLLKAAQLVTDENEVLSLAIDTVASSKDDKLANQLIDFLLGGDGLPKDPKYLFRLYMARKQYKEAAKTAIIIANEEQINGNYRSAHDVLFGMYQELKKNKINIPSEMQNNLRLLHSYILVRLHVKKNDHLRGARMLIRVANNISKFPSHIVPILTSTVIECQRAGLKYAAFNYAAMLMRPEYRSQIDAKYSKKIEAIVRKPPKSKDNETEEEPLTPCPYCKSKLTETEITCDKCKNTIPFCIATGRHIIEDDFTVCPQCDFPCIRSEFLRIIESENTCPMCSEKVDVNMVSSTVNIRSYLDFQEGKSPVRT, encoded by the exons ATGGCGCCCTG GCAAGGTGAATTACAAGAACGTATTCAAATTGCTGGTTTATGTACTGGTTTTGGATGGGATTCTGACGGAGATCTATTGGCTATTATATCACAAAGTTCTTCTACTATCACGTTATGGGATGCAACAACTGGAAAAAGAACACAAATAGATGCTGGTGTAAGAGATGGATTAACATGTATGATATGGGCAAAAAGAGCTTGTTTATTAGCAGTAGGAACACAGAAAGGAAATTTAGTACTTTATGACCATATAAATGCCAA acGAATACCAATTTTGGGAAAGCACAAAAAAAGGATAACTTGTGGCGCTTGGTCTTATGAGGGTCTTCTTGCGTTAGTCAGTGAAGATAAGATTTTAACTATCAGTACAAGTGATGGGGATACGAGGCGTGAAATACCTCTTCAAGGTGATGCATCTGATATTCAGTTTAATGAGATGAAAATGGATCACAGAGTTGGGGGTGAAAATACA GTATCTCTTATTATTAGCAAAACCACTTTATTTCTATACAATATTTTGGATCCAGAGAATCCTATTGAATTAGCTTTTCAAAAACGCTATGGACCTATTGTTACttataaatg GTATGGGGATGGATATATTTTAGTTGGTTTTCAAACTGGATATTTTACTGCAATATCTACGCATATTAAAGAAGTTGGCCAAGAATTATTTCAAGTTAAGAATCATAAAGATTCCTTGGCTGACTTGGCCATAAGTCAAACAATAGGAAAAATCGCTACATGTGGGGATAATGCCATAAAAATACATAGCTTGcaaaatttagaagaaactgaaaaattaattacagtaaGCGGTGAAACTGGAATTAATACAATAGAATGGTCAACGGATGGTACAATGATAGCAACTGTGACTCACAGTGGCAATGTTTTAGtctatttaatacaaattccTAAATTATCCAGCGTTTGTGGAAATAGGATTGCACTTCTTACCAGTTTAACAGAAGTTACAGTCCATCTGTATACACTAGATAAG gAGAAACCAGAACCGATAGtaattaatactataataGAACCGTCGGTATTAACAATAGGTCCAATGCATGCAGCAGTAGGGTTGAATAACAGAGCATTGTTCTGGGATATATCCGGAAGGGATTACAATACTACAGTACATTTTGAAAGAGATTATTTAGCAACAATAGATAGTATAAGATTGAATGAAACTTATGCATCTGTTTTATTTGATGGCAAATTACAGTTGCACTCG ATTAAAATGGATCAAACACTATCAAAAGAAGGGAAGGatacaaaaatgtttccaGGCTTAGGTGTTTCAGATTTTAAAATAACGTGCCATGCTCTTAGTAGCGACTTCCTAATCTATGGCAGTGAT aTGGGCCACATAATCTATTTTAGCTTAGAAGTCTTTAATCAATGTACTGAACATATACACAATAATGGCATAAAGGAAATCTATTTAGATACAAATGGAACACAATTATGTTTTATAGATAACAAGTTCGACGCTTATATGTATAATCCTGTGCAAGAAACTGTTTTACAAATTCCTGATTGTCTAGGTCGCATTGAAGGTGTAATTTGGgatcaaaatattttggaacgtaatatatttactgTTTACAATAAAACTCTCATTACTACgtacatatttgtaaaatactttatcgAAG gtacaaaaattataaagataaatacaACAAAACTGCCATCTGAAACATTACCGCTATTGATGTATTCTGGAGAATTGACATTAAGTTCAACAAGTAACAAATTAATGCAAATTACATTGTCTTCTCATGAAGATATAGGAAATATTGTggaatatacaaaaatgaaagaaatattagaaaatcaGATTCTTTGCAGGAG atatcAACAGGCATGGGAGACGTGTGAGAGaattaatgagaaagattCATGGTTAAAGTTAGGAGAAATTGcaattgcaaatttaaatattgattttg CAATTCGAATTTACCGCTACTTAGAAGATGCTGCGATGGTTTGGGCACTACAAACTATTGAAACCTTAGATGAATTGCCATTACTATGTGGACATGCTTGTATTTTACTTGGTAATTATAATGAGgcagaacaattttttttacaatcatCTCAACCAGTACAAGCTTTGTATTTAAGAAGAGACCTAATGCAATGGGAACAAGCATTAAATTTAGCCCAAAAATTGAAAGCTGATGAAATTCCTTATATTGCTAGAGAATATGCTCAACAATTGGAATTTAC GGGTAATTATCCAAAAGCGTTAACAAATTATGAACGTGGCTTGGTagattcaaataatatatctaaCACAACTACACATAATCCGCAACATCGAAATCTATGTCTTGCTGGAATTGCGAGAATGTCTATCAGATGTGGGGATAGTAGAAAGGGTGTAAACATAGCTATGGATAATGAAAGTTCAAGGCAATTGCGAAAAGAATGTGCAGAAATATTAGAATCAATGAAG CAATTTAATGAAGCTGCATTACTATATGAAAAAGctgaatattttgataaagcTGCTTCtgcatatataaaattaaaaaattggcaGAAAGTGGGGCAACTTCTACCACAAATTTCATCTGCCAAACTTAATATACAATATGCTAAAGCCAAAGAAGCTGAAGGCAAATATGAAGAAGCAGCAAAGGCATATGAAACTGCAAAAGATTATGAAAACATAATTAGGattaatttggaatatttaaacaatcctg CTCGAAGTGTTGAAGTAGTACAACAAACTAAAAGTATAGAAGGAGCTAAAATGGtcgcaaaatattttcaaaaaatgaatGATTATAATTCAGCAATCAAGTTCttgattttatcaaattgtCACGAAGAAGCGTTCCAATTAGCTAATCAACACggaaaaatggaattatatgGAGAAATCCTAATAAATACGATTGATGACAGCAATGCGcgaaaagaagattttaaaAGCCTTGCGATGCATTTTGAATCTcagaaaaataactttttagcTGGAAAATATTACTTCTATGCCAAGGAATATCAAAAAGCATTACGACATTTATTAAAAGCTGCACAATTAGTAACAGATGAAAATGAAGTCCTGTCATTAGCCATTGATACAGTAGCTTCTTCAAAAGATGACAAGTTAGCAAATCagttaattgattttttattaggTGGTGATGGATTACCAAAG GATCCTAAATATCTGTTCAGATTATATATGGCTAGAAAACAGTACAAAGAAGCTGCGAAAACAGCAATTATAATTGCTAATGAAGAACAAATTAATG GGAATTATAGAAGCGCTCATGATGTTTTATTTGGCATGTatcaagaattaaaaaagaataaaatcaatataccTTCAGAGATGCAAAACAATTTAAGACTTTTGCATTCATATATCCTTGTGAGACTTCatgtaaaaaagaatgatCATTTACGTGGTGCTCGTATGTTAATAAGAGTAGCCAATAACATATCGAAATTTCCATCAc aTATTGTTCCGATTTTGACCTCCACTGTAATAGAATGTCAAAGAGCTGGATTAAAATATGCTGCTTTTAATTATGCTGCTATGTTGATGCGTCCGGAATACAGAAGCCAAATTGATGCTAAGtatagtaaaaaaattgaGGCAATTGTAAGAAAGCCACCAAAATCAAAAGATAATGAAACTGAAGAGGAACCTTTAACTCCATGTCCATATTGCAAGAGCAAACTTACAGAGACAGAGATTACTTGCGACAAGTGCAAAAATACAATACCTTTTTGTATAGCTACA GGCCGACATATCATTGAAGATGATTTCACGGTATGTCCACAATGTGATTTTCCTTGCATAAGAAGTGAATTCTTAAG GATTATTGAATCTGAAAATACGTGTCCAATGTGCTCGGAAAAAGTAGATGTTAACATGGTTTCATCTACTGTTAACATCCGTTCCTATCTCGATTTTCAAGAAGGAAAATCACCAGTGAGAACTTAA